One Gossypium hirsutum isolate 1008001.06 chromosome A11, Gossypium_hirsutum_v2.1, whole genome shotgun sequence genomic window carries:
- the LOC107899673 gene encoding 60S ribosomal protein L30: MVASKKTKKTHESINNRLALVMKSGKYTLGYKTVLKSLRSSKGKLIIISNNCPPLRKSEIEYYAMLCKVGVHHYNGNNNDLGTACGKYFRVSCLSIVDPGDSDIIKSLPGDH; the protein is encoded by the exons ATGGTGGCCAGCAAGAAAACG AAGAAGACCCATGAGAGCATCAACAACAGGTTGGCTCTCGTTATGAAGAGTGGGAAATACACTCTTGGTTATAAAACAGTGCTTAAGTCCCTCAGGAGCTCCAAAG GGAAACTGATTATCATTTCGAACAATTGTCCACCGCTGAggaaatctgagattgagtacTATGCAATGCTCTGTAAAGTCGGAGTTCACCATTACAATGGAA ACAATAATGATCTAGGAACTGCTTGTGGGAAATACTTCCGTGTATCCTGCTTGAGTATTGTCGACCCTG GTGATTCTGACATCATCAAGTCTCTACCAGGTGACCACTAA
- the LOC107899680 gene encoding trafficking protein particle complex subunit 12, protein MDEPSPSADPPTNQFGSLNDLAHELASLEDLASRGSWRSILDKVSRARSLNLLNNPHDHLIYLTYNVLALSKLRRFADASTDLDTLDDFNSHYYKYETYPQLYPNRSGSMLPFSLRFIHAQLPIKLGNRQEGLDRFYRLLNFIRQKIKEKESNNLHDSVKIWKRREIFVLNCLIGHHLGDKEFILCVDLIKDMIDRDYLDPLLVSKLGYIQMQIGDIEGAKGSFNHVETMLNEGKNDGHSFLSEVQFRNLVNRNKALVYVVGKDYVSAVREYEECIERDHTDVVAINNKALCLMYLRDLSDSIKVLENALERVPTSALNETLVVNLCSMYELAYVNHSEIKRTLNNWIVHVAPDDFDASCIRV, encoded by the coding sequence ATGGACGAACCATCACCGTCCGCCGACCCTCCGACGAACCAATTCGGATCTCTGAACGACCTAGCCCACGAGCTCGCCTCGCTCGAAGACCTCGCTAGTCGTGGCTCATGGCGCTCCATTCTCGACAAAGTTTCCCGAGCCCGTTCCCTCAACCTCCTAAATAACCCCCACGACCACCTTATCTACCTCACCTACAACGTTCTCGCCCTCTCGAAACTACGACGTTTCGCCGACGCTTCGACCGACCTCGACACTCTCGACGACTTCAACAGCCACTATTATAAGTACGAAACTTACCCTCAACTTTACCCGAACCGTTCTGGTTCGATGCTCCCTTTCTCTCTTCGGTTCATCCATGCTCAGCTTCCGATCAAGCTCGGGAATCGCCAAGAAGGGTTAGATCGGTTTTATcgtttgcttaattttattcgtcagaaaataaaagaaaaagaaagcaataACCTACATGATTCTgtcaaaatttggaaaagaagggaaatttttgttttgaattgttTAATTGGGCATCATTTGGGAGATAAGGAATTCATTTTGTGTGTAGATTTGATCAAGGATATGATTGATCGTGATTATTTAGATCCACTCTTAGTTTCAAAATTAGGGTATATTCAGATGCAGATTGGTGATATTGAAGGGGCAAAAGGGTCATTTAATCATGTAGAGACGATGTTAAATGAAGGGAAGAATGATGGGCATTCGTTCTTGAGTGAAGTTCAATTTAGGAACCTTGTGAATAGAAACAAGGCCTTGGTTTATGTGGTGGGCAAAGATTATGTTTCTGCGGTGAGGGAATATGAGGAGTGTATCGAAAGGGATCATACGGATGTTGTTGCGATTAATAATAAGGCACTTTGTTTGATGTATTTGAGAGATTTGTCTGATTCCATTAAGGTATTGGAGAATGCACTCGAAAGGGTTCCTACCAGCGCATTGAATGAGACTCTGGTGGTCAATCTGTGTAGTATGTATGAGCTGGCATATGTCAATCACTCAGAGATTAAGAGGACTTTGAATAATTGGATTGTACATGTTGCTCCCGATGATTTTGATGCATCTTGTATCAGGGTTTGA